A stretch of DNA from Rhodospirillaceae bacterium:
CAGGTCGAGGCCGGGGCGCACATGCTGGATGTCAACGCCGGCGTGCCGCTGGCGGACGAGCCGAAAATCCTGGCCGATTGCATCAAGCTGGTGCAATCGCTGGTCGATGTCCCGCTGTCGATCGACTCGTCCATCGTCGCGGCGCTGGAGGCGGGGCTGTCGGTCTATCAGGGCAAGCCGCTGCTCAATTCGGTAACCGGCGAGGAAGAGCGGTTGGAGGTCGTCCTTCCGCTGGTGAAGAAATATGGCTGCGCCGTGGTGGCGATCTCCAACGACGAATCGGGCATTTCTGAAGACCCGGACGTCCGCTTCGAAGTCGCCAGGAAGATCGTCCATCGGGCCGCCGACTACGGCATCCCCAAGGAGGACATCGTCGTCGATCCGCTGGTCATGCCGATCGGCGCGATCAACCAGGCGGGCCGGCAGGTCTTCTACATCCTGAACCGGCTGCGCGACGAGCTGGGCGTCAACAGCACCTGCGGCGCATCCAACATCGGCTTCGGACTGCCGAACCGGCCCGGGCTCAACGCGGCCTTCCTCGGCATGGCGGCCTGTTCGGGCATGACCTCGGCGATCATGAATCCCTTGCATTCCCACGAGGTCGATGCCGTGATGGCGGCCGATGTGATGAACGGCAACGATCCCGACTGCCGGCGCTGGCTGAAGAAGTTCCGCGATCCCGCCGCCGAGAGCGAAAGCCGCCGCGGCCGGGAAGGGCGCCGCCGCCGCCGTGCCTGAAGCGCTGACCGGCGTAAAGGACGAGGCGGTCGAGGCGGAGGCCAAGATCGTCTTCACGCCGTCGGGCAGGCGCGGCACGTTTCCGGTCGGCACCAACCTGCTGCAGGCGGCGCGCGATCTCGGCGTAGACCTCGATTCCGTGTGCGGCGGCCGAGGCATCTGCGGGCGCTGCCAGATCACTATCAGCACCGGCCGCTTCGCCAAGTTCGGGCTCGAAA
This window harbors:
- a CDS encoding methyltetrahydrofolate cobalamin methyltransferase codes for the protein MSRTVVSSATREVVIGFDRPFCIIGERINPTGRKLLMEDLRRGDYSRVEADAVAQVEAGAHMLDVNAGVPLADEPKILADCIKLVQSLVDVPLSIDSSIVAALEAGLSVYQGKPLLNSVTGEEERLEVVLPLVKKYGCAVVAISNDESGISEDPDVRFEVARKIVHRAADYGIPKEDIVVDPLVMPIGAINQAGRQVFYILNRLRDELGVNSTCGASNIGFGLPNRPGLNAAFLGMAACSGMTSAIMNPLHSHEVDAVMAADVMNGNDPDCRRWLKKFRDPAAESESRRGREGRRRRRA